The Ischnura elegans chromosome 9, ioIscEleg1.1, whole genome shotgun sequence genome includes the window gtttttaggaggcttctcttttctcccactctccttagcacttcctggttactcacaaggtcaatccattttatcttcatcattctttggtagcaccacatttcgaatgcttccactcttgacttctctgctgctgtcaacgtccaagcctcgcttccatagagaaacatactccatatgtagcatctgatgaattgtttccttacttctatgctggtattttcagcatATGAATGAAGCAAAAATGAATAAGATCTTAATTTGCGTTTAGTTGCATATTTGTACATGGTAATGCAAATGAGGTCTAGCAAAACAATTAATCATGCTCGTCTCAGAAATGAAGATGATCTGCATTtgcataaaattgaatatttgtgTATCATAATGCAAACGAAGTCTTGCATAGCAATTGATGGCACTTGTCTCCAAACAACACGTGTGTGTCGCATTATGTATAGCTTTAGATATTGTATCATCTGGGATTGGTATGATGCGTCAAATCATTGAGAAATGACAGAATTTTCATGCACCCATCTGTGAGCATTATGTGCTgtcagaaacaataaaaaaattctctaggCATTGTGCAACTTACAGCATTTGATGTGATGTTCTTCGATACAAGCAGTTGAAGCCAGAAATATTTTCACAGGTGAAGTTTCCCTTGGTCATTGCTGTTCAACTGTTCTTTTCGCTGTTCAGGATTGGGAAAGACCTAGACAATCTGGCTAGGAAACACCTACTGAAATCAGTTTTTGAATAGGTTTTTAAAACCGCTTttgctcttttgttttattttaattttggtttatttacCATAGACTTAATTTTCCTCATTAATTAGCATTCTGTTGTGGTTtcgtttaattttcttcatttgcaAAGGCTGAATTCAGACCTGAGCAAAATGGACAAAAGACTGAAGCTATCATGCATGAATCTGCATGTGTTTATCTTTCTGCAGTCATTTCTTCAGAATAGAGTTAGATGCCTCAATTCTCTAATTTTCAAGAATTGTGGCATAATTTATCTCTCATAGTTAGCAGATTTATTGATGTAATGGATCCAATCACTCTTGAGGTATAttctgagataatttttttacttttcttaacAGCATAACAGAAATCATTTGTAAATGTGGAAAATGAAGTCATGAAATGGAAATACTTGATTGAAGTGGGGAACTGAAAAATTGGGCCAAAAACACCTATGCCCAAACCAGATCAAGTCCatcctttcaaaaataaaaacagcttTCACTTCTGGTTAATATATGGAtgtttgtttgtttatttcttaTAGTGTTAAGAATTATATGTTTTTCATTTGAAGGATaatgacaattattattttaattctagGGAGCTTGCGAAGTTGTGTCCAAAACCAGTGGATCTAGCCTTTGATTCGCCTCATGCCAAAGCTCAGCTCCTTTTTCAAGCTCATTTTTCTCGTCTTGTTTTACCCTGTGCTGATTACTACACTGACCTGAAATCAGTTCTTGATCAAGCTATTCGAATTCTACAGGTAATTTGGTTGATAAGTTATTCGTgaccagtatttttttatttatgaaaatttcccTGTTCACTAAATAGCATCACTTCATATCCCCAGGCAATGATCGATGTTTGTGCTGAGAATGGATGGCTTCCTGTCACTCTGCGAGCGATCCAGCTGATGCAAATGGTCATGCAGGGACGATGGGTGGAAGATGATCCTCTGACCACTCTACCTCACGTTGAGCCTCTTCACTTGAGACTATTTTATTCTCCTCGGAAAGGAGAAATGGGAGAAGCTGGACCAGTAATGCCAATCTACTCACTTCCAGAACTCAAGGTGCTTTGCAGGAAAAGAGGTTATGCTGCATTGGCTGATCTGCTACGTGTTGACTTGGATGAAAATCAAATTGAAGAGGTGAGAAGTTGCTGAAGTGAAATCATGTTATTCCAGTTTAGTTAGTGTTTGAATGGAATACATTGGTTGCTGAGATCTTACTTTGGGTTGGCAGACAGGAGAGTCGAATGGAGAGTTACATCTAACCACTCTTTGGATTGCTGATTTACGATGATGATGAAAAGAGATAATGAGAGCTATGCGCTTGATATGTGCTTAGTTTGTCACAGGTTACTATTCTATtcggtcaggggcgcagctaagaattaaggctagggggggttttaggcgcaagtaatacttaggagtgtgggggtattgcatacccgccagggtaagcagaagTTGCTGGGTcgtcctccagaaaatttttgagagtaatggttcaaattggtgagttttacggctttctgagggatatttgattaatcctaacactatgctataagtaaatactgatccaattaagtaaaatggattaaacttaaaaatttctctgggctctgggggggggggggtttaatcccccaaaaccccccctcgctgtgccacagTATTCAATGATCTCAAGTGCTTGTGGGCTTTAGGTAGATATCAAGCTTGATGTTGTAACCATGATCTAGTTGTCAACTGTTAATTGGTAAAAACTTTCGTGTTCTGTGATGTTCTTTTGGGTAAACCTGTGTCACAGTTTAAAAATAGGTATATGTATATCTATAGTTTTATCTCCATTGCTAGAGACTTCCTCAGCATTGTGACATTTTTTTTtcgcacaaaaatatttatgtaccAGTGGGTTAGAGTGGTAACGTTAGTGATGtgggcctttttcaaattttctttttcttctcaaaATAAAAAGCCATGATGAATTTAATGCATGTCTTAGTTAAGTTATTAtttctttgtagaaaatttttgagagtaatggttcaaattggtgagttttacggctttctgagggatatttgattaatcctaacactatgctataagtaaatactgatccaattaagtaaaatggattaaacttaaaaatttctctgggctctggggggggggggggtttaatcccccaaaaccccccctcgctgtgccacagTATTCAATGATCTCAAGTGCTTCGGCATTCGGCTCTTCAAACCAAGACATTTGAACATTTTTACATATTAGATAAGCTTTCATGATTTCAAGGCTTGTAGaattaatttttaccttttctttTACAAGATTTATCAAGTGGTATGTGATATGCCTGCTCCCAGTGTTGAGTTGAGTGTGCGTGGGTGGTGGGAACCGGCGTCAAAGAAGTCCATGGATGATACCGTTGATTCAGATGAAATTGAAGAGGAGAGACAATTCCCACAGTTCCCACCTCCAAGGCAAGCCCATTGGGTTGATGTCCATGCCGATCAAGAGTACACGTTGGTCATTCGTTTTGGTCGGCTCTCGTCTGCCGGCATGAGAATTGGTGGAGGTAGAGGTGGAAGAGGAAGAGGTCGTGGTGCCGGTATGGGCGGAAGTAGTAGGAGGCAAAATATTGCAATTGGAAGAGCCCATTGCCCGAGGTTTCACAAACCAAAGGATGAAGGCTGGTTCCTGATCCTTGGAGATGTGGAAAGGGGGGAAGTAATGGCTCTGAAGCGGGCCACTGGTTGTGGTAGGCCgtggggaggaggaggcggcggtACCATGCAGCAGCTAACGTTCAAGACTCCTATGAAGTTAGGTGAGTTTCTTTCAGTCTAGAATGCTAGTGCTCTATTATCTAATTGTAAGGGTGCGGCCCGCCACCTCgaaagtcgcgggtcgcacgcgTTGAATTGCgagtgggttcttgcccttggtgtcgggaagcaaataatcacacacaagtatttaaagtttttatcccaaagtttatttccttttgaaaacccagtttccaaatcaattcaatgaatatacataaagtgatgatgaatttgtgcgtccagaaaagccaaaatttagaatattaccaaaagtctcgggaaggagaggagctgctggtgatggcacgggtggatagcgaggcgcttaggtcgcacagGCCATACGGCCCGCACTttgactccaactgacggctacattgctgactgaaCACTGGCGAGTGACCAGTGACTGagtatgagttactgagtgagtccaTGAGAGCCAAtcgcatctccaccgtgccattatataagGAAGttgaaccaggatgttttcgtccaagaggaaggggaaaggaaggttaggcattcttgaaagtgaaaaggtgcaagtctcgaggcatagtttgtcatagctggctattctgataCGTCAcgcaacaacatatttatgcatattttggaaatggaaatcttccatttccggatcactacataaTATCCATATGATCCCTTGTCTAGCTTACTCACTCAATCTTGGCTCAGTGGTGGATTGAAGAGGGGAGGCAAAGAGGCTGTCGCCCCCTGAAATTCTTGGTACGGTACAGCAGAACCCAGTGTAACAAACCTTTATATATTGAAATATGAAGGAAACCTCTGTATAATGAAGTCTTAGTCCCAGCACCTTCCCCTACACAGAGCTTGAATACAGACTCCTATAATCAGCCTCAATAATTTCTAAATCTACTTTCGACATAGTCCATAAGTTGGCTCCAAATAGAAAAATCACATCTCCAGAAAAGTTTTTCACTTAATCCTTTTAGAGACTGCCTATTTTGCCCggtatgctgaagaatgccagggctttatTTGGCAAATGTGTAGGTTTGGGCTTAAAAATTTACGTAAAGCCTAGTATGTatgaattttcagaaactatttttttttatttgctcccaaAACATACCGGGCATGTTAAAGCATGAAAGATACTAAAAATAGTTTCCAAAGctacatgaaacacaaaaaataataggtgtgagtgtaaaaaaaaacccggccgatatatcagcccatGGCACTATTCGCACATACTCCCCAGGCTGATGGATCGGCCGACTGGCACTATTAGATTTAAGCCTGAATcttacgatcattttttccatacctctgagtgatagcttttcagggaGCAATGAAATTATCGCTCGACTtaccattttctgaatcacatgaaTGACAgttataaatacagaaaaaattttctgtatttacaactgtcatttaattaaaaatcaagtGTGAAGTTACAGTTGATGTTAGTGGCTctgtgttctgattggctgaagggtGGTGCTATGGATGGTTTCAGCAACGGAAAAAGGGGCGTACCAATGTGAtaaaaaaagggatgggatttccattcCTTGAGCCATCACAGAAAAAGATTGcgtgaaactgtcattttttccgccatcattggaactgtccctcaaaagggatggaaaaaatgattgtgtgactCAGGCTTTCAGTACATATCAATATCTATTCATCTAGATTTATTGTCCTAAGTCAAGCAATAAGCACACCATGTCTATTTCTGGAGAACATGAAAAAGGTTGAATTGGTATGAAAATGTACTCAATGAAACTTATTATATGTATTTCTATAATCTGAAAAAGTTTGTCAACCCTTGCTGTGATcataaaattacaatataattatggaaataaatcAGTTCCAAGTAACTCAATAGGATTTCTTGTAGTTGCAGCATATTCCATCTGATTCTAGATTAATTCACTACACCTTGATTTAAGTGAGAGATGCTCCTTCTGTCCAGCACTTGTGTTAAATCCTAGTATTACTTACCTAGTGGTAATTTTTATTACTCTGCAGTCCCCATTAGTACTTCCACTGCCCACTTCTTGTTGGAATTGTCTTTGTGACAAGGGGCACTGGACACGTCATATTTTGGACAGGTTAGATGTCCAATACTGAGATAACCATCCTATAATCAATAACATGGATTTTATTATTCTAGGCCGGCTGATACTCACTGTGTACATAATGTCCGACTGCTACTTGGGCTGGGATCAGCAGTATGACATTCACCTGAATGTGATTGAAGCCAGCATCAAAGCACAAGTTAATACTGAACTAAGTGAGTTCCCTCAGTTGTCTAAAAATGATGACTTAATTGGTGAAGAAACTGAAGATAATGAGACTGGCCGCAACCATAGAATTTACAAGGCCGATAAAATCTGGTGACCCTGGTTTCATTAACATCAATAATCTGCATTGGTTGCATGGTTTTCTTAAAATTGTCCATTTTGTAcaaaaatgtaaatgattttctgtttcaaaagtaaagtgtttataaaaaaaaattatctatgaaatgattctttttagCTGCTTACATcaaattatattaatgtttataacACAAGcgtataaaatcaacagatttaggcgttacttggtggaacgatgagatattcatggtgaaataaaaacacagtactattccacaaccttattgAAACCgaaaggttgtggaatagtactgtgtttttatttcaccatgaaacaCAAGCGTACTTTGGATGACAGAAACGGAGGAGAATGGGGTGACATATTAATGCCAGTATGCAGAAAAAATTAGCGATAATTATCTGTGTGGAACACTTAGCATGATATCCAGTAATCATTACATATTCGTCAAAGGCGgcattcatgaataaaattagtGTGGGACCTGGAGAAATTAGAGTGGGGTTAGGAATGTGCAGTgttatattcaatttttcatgttttacaaCCCTGTTTTGTTAGCTCTAACAATGAACTGTGGAAGAAGATGCCTTTAAATGATAAAGAACGTAGAAATTGGTAAAATATAGAGAAGAAAAATCAGCTCAATTAAAATATTGTCTATGATCAAAATTTGTTGCTTAATAGACCCATATAACCATGTTTTTAacatataattttcttaaatcttATGAAGCATTGGAGGTCAATACCtctcaatacatttttaaattaatacttggAATCCTCATCATGCTTTCTCTGATTTACTTGCAAATTTTCGtgagaatttgatgaaaaatgagaCTGAAACAATTAACCTCTGGTGGTAAAAGtgcaaaataaaagtttaatagGTGAAACAGCAGTTAATCATTGAAAAACTGccgtttcacccaaacttcaaatggtcatAAAAAATAGTATAGATACTCAATAAAGGAGGAGAATCAGAAAAGATAGATGAAATTATGCCAAGATACATTTTTCATGGCCAATTAGTAATTGCCAAGTTTTATCGAAATCTGTTttggtgggtgtcatgcctggatgaactgacatggaatgacccagatGGAATTAATATTTAAGTAAACTTCGGAAAAGAAATTGGAGCTAGGAAACAgctcaactcaattttaataccTTATGTCCATGTAGTATGTCTAATGTacattaaatgaatatataaaccATGTGTGCGGCAGTTCAGAGTTTCAgttctgtaaaaaaattgatagatgGCGTTCAGTCTccactatttcttttttttaacctctgAAGGTAATTTCTTTGAAGATGTGACGCTAATTTTGCCATTAatcttaatttatattcattgacAATTATGTACTTCCATAAACTGGCcttcatatattttattgtaCATATTTAATATTAAGTATGGGATGAAGAATTAGTATTTAAGTTTCGACAGAGAGAGATGGAAGGGTTGGTAATGAAAAGAATTTCAAGCAATACATCAATTCAATAATGGAATTAGCTCCAGTCATTGTACACAttgatcaatatttttgaaacatttacaGTGAAAATTATTCTTGATTTGCTGACCTTCAACTGAAGTCACTCATCATAAATGAAGGGGTTTTGTCAACTCAATGTACTCTAGTCTCTTGCACGCAGAAGTCCTTCTCTGTTTCCTTTCCGTGAGCGTCTCCCTGGTGCTAGGCTCTGCGTACCATGGTAGCATCAGCAGGGACCTCATGGCAATAACCTCAGCTAGGTGGCTGTCCTTCATGTTGGCACTCGAAACGAAGAGCTCCGCCATATAGCGATTTTCAAATACCATGGGAGATAATAGGTCTAAAATTTATAGGGAAAAAGTTAGTAGAAGGTCCTAATGTGGAGTACTACTTATTATATATTACGTGTAACCAATCCTTCAGGAAATTCAGCTACTCTCAGGCTTCTGTTGTGGAAACTTAGGAACTTTATTGTAACGTAATGGCCCGTACCGAAGTTGTGGTTCCTATGTTTAATGTGGGTACTTGCCCGTGGTATCGGCAAGCGAATAATCACAAACAATTAAGTCTTAAccaaaagtttatttccattaaaaatcccAACTTCAAATCAATTTAATTAACGAAAGCAAGTAATCAAATTAGGTAATACCGCCAGTTCTTCGACTCCCACTGTCAGCTACGCTACCAATGACCACTGACGAGTTGTGACTAGTGACGACCGATGACTATAATAATGATAGTGTCTACACCATCCAATTGTTGGCTTAACCTGTGTATTTTATCGTGGAAGGTCATTCGAGATTGCCACCAGGTCAGGTTCTACACCATGATATATGAAAGGTGAAACTAGAAtgttttcaacaaataaaaatgttagCCATTCTTGAAAGTGAAAGGTATATATACCAAGGCATAGAGCTGGCTATTCTCAGACGTAATACACAAcacatttaagcatatttttggaaatggaaatcttccatttctggATCACTATATTACATATTGCTGTGCTGCCAAAGCTTGAGGTTGAGTGTTGCGTTGAAATTACTTGGAATGACCTATACCGTTGGCCACTATCCTGGAAAACATAGAAGGtcaagaaaaattacaaaaattctgATTGCAGGCTTTCCCTGTTTATTGTATTGTGGAAAATCATtcgggatttccactgggtcaggttctccatcatggctgacgtttcgatgaacgagtcatTCATCGTCATTATAGGGCATGATATTATCTGGGCATATTTGGATGCCCGGATGTATATTGGTGACTGCACTCAGGATATCAAGAGGTGGCTATTACTCGGAAGAAAATTATGTCCAAACTTCTGCATTCTGAGTAGTTGGGATGTAATTATAGCAACAAAGATCCATGTATCACAGAAATTATATAATAGTTACAATGCACTGATGCATGACCTACCTTTTGAGCTGTAGTGTTCAAGGAACCTCTCATAGTTCCATGGGCAGCAAAGAGAACGAATTTCTCAATACTTCAGCAAAAGTAACCATGACAATGCCTTCAAAAGTCAAACACTGAAGCAAGAACTAGCATGAGAAGGCATGAGTTGCTGGATAAGAACTTGATGCTAGGAAAGTTTGAAAAGATAGCATAAGATTAGGCAGACTGACAGCATATTGCCATTGACACGACGGTAAAGGAACTTAATCTCACAAGTTTTAAGGAGACAAAAAGAAACAGAGGAGGTTGGTTTGCAATTAGTTTAGAGTAATGAAGATTTAGAATTGACTTCATGAATTGAGATTTATAAAACTTAGCTTTATGTCAACGCTAAATTTTGCATTTCCACAGCACTCTTTCTGATCAACAAAAATATGAAGAATTGTCTCGCAATAAACTAAGTAGATATatcttaagtaaatatttattaagttttactACATCACAGCCAATATTTCATGTAGTCCAGGCCATGAAAGAGGAAaagtataatttcaaaatatgctggGGGCATCacatttttcaaaaaccaaaagGCTGGTTTAATTTTCCTTTGCGATTGATTTTATCCCCGAAAGCAAAGACTCAACTTCTGCATTCAATGAATCAGCAAAGGTTTCACTAGAAAATGATGACTTAACATGCCTTTTTCCTTCTTCCCCCATTTTCTTTCGCAAACTTGGATTCAGAATGCATTTCACAAGAGCATCACCAAATGAATCTGCAGATGAGTCACAGAGGAAGCCTGTGACACCATCAACAACGGTCTCTGTTGGTCCTCCTACATTAACAGCAACCACTGGACACCCTGCACTCATCGCTTCAATCGGGACAATGCCAAAATGCTCACCAGATGGAGTATACAGCAAACAGCAGGCAGTGTGTAGCAAACCCACCTAGAAGGGCAAACATTTCAGGGATatgaatccaaataaataaaatccaattACAAAGCAAAGAAATGTCACCAGCTCTTACCTTGAGATGGTCAGATGGAGACTTGAGAAAGATGACTTTATCAGCAACACCCAATTTCTTAGAGTGAGCTATCAATTCATCTAGGTGGTCAATATTTTCAGTTACCCTCAAGTCGTACCCACCAGCCATGACGAGGTATACCGTCTCCCAAACATTTCCTGCAAAAAATTGGTGTGAGGTATATAATCGTTGTATATATCACACAAAGTTAGATGAACATTACCTGGAATGGCGTCCTTCAAGTATTTCAGGGTGTCGATGGCCAGGAATAGATTCTTCTTCCTTTCATATCTGTTAATTGATAATAATACCACAGCATCCGTAGAAACGCCGATTTCCTTGAGAGCATCATTCTTAGAATCTAGTGAAACTGTTTCAAACTTGGAAAAATCAACACACGGATAAAGAACCGAGGGAGTCACTTTGCCTGAGAGCCTTTTAAAAGTAGATGCAAAAACGCCGGCAGTGAAATTGCTGTTTACGAGAACCTTGTGGGCACATCCAGTAGATATCTCTTCCAACCAGTCAATAGGAATTCTGTACAGTCTTTTTAATAACCCTTCAGGTTTACTCAGCAACTGATCAGGGAAGTGGCAATAGAAAAGAACACGTAAGCTCCTATTTAGCCTCAGAATTGGAATGCATGCCGACACTATGTCACAAAATACAACATCTGGCCTTTGATCAGTGAAAAATGCTACATAAAAGGCGGCATATATCATACGCATGTAGGCAAACAGCGCATAAAACCGACCACAAATGTTTCTGGGTATCCAGTCACCGACCACTTTCACAGGTAATGTACCATCCTTGGTCTCTTTGAAACAGTGAGAGGTATCATGATGAGTCGTGACGAAACTTACATCATGACCTTTAGCTTTTAACGCGAGGGCTGCGTCAATCACAAGCCTCTCAGCTCCACCGATGCCCAAGTCCGGGTGCAGGAACAGGACTTTAACCATCGTAAAAAAACGTAGTCTGCCAAGATACGTATACACCCTTCAGCTACTAAATATATGGACTAAAGATTACTCTCTCTCATAAATAATGCCCTACAAACGTAATCTTCTATCAAGCTACAGAAGGTGATGTCATTTTTTGTATGAACCACCCGAACACGCGCATTATTTTGACCCATGAAAGGTCAACCCACGCCCCGGGAAATagcgacaaaattatgctaacaCATAATGCTTTATATTTCTGGTATAAAGTcggcttttttaattaaaattataattactccttaaaatcggttaattttattattttcagcaagaaAGTTATTCTTTCTTATCACATATTGGCAGGAAAAACACTCTAAAATATAAGTAAAGCCAATGTTCCACTCGGTCATTTAATaagtcataaaacaaaatatagcaaaaaaattaccttaaaagtatagagaagtaaacaaaattgatgtaacttaacatttcaaccagcataaaggataaatatgtaaaaaagagGTACGTTAAATACTAGGGCGCTATCCTGATGTGTCCCGTGGAGAGCGCTAGTAAAGGCAACTTTTGACACTGACTTTTACGAAAAATTACGGCGAAAAACCGACTGAATCCACCTTAGAATTAACGATAAACTTCATTATCActgaaaaagacattaaaaggGACCTTAATTTATCCGTTAATAACctcataacatgaaatacttaggCGCTATCGAGAGATGGGCAAGTCGCAATAAGAGATTGCAGTGTATATGTAACCtggtcatttattatttcacctaTGCGGAATATCTACAACAGGGAATTGTAAATGAAACACAAAGAATCAAACATATGGTAACATATCATTCCCAACCCCGACAATATATACAGCATAAACtacgcatgttcaaaaactaaggcgctatactacgcatgttcaaaaactaaggcgctatccggacaccaacaaaaaaatctggaaaagtgacacatttttaaaattttttttcggtaaatatgaaaagaaatttaccacaatcatagatgaaacgaaagcacgacgataccaccgttttaaaattcaactgaaaaatttacgacactagaggaaaatactggaccaccaaaaaactgaaagtaaaaatgtaaatgtgacattttaaaaagactccttcagaatttcggatcgaaactcatctacattaggaggtaacacatcaaagattatgtaacacacatagcccataaagatttacgttacatagaagTACcgcgagtcgacaaatacaaggtcgccc containing:
- the LOC124165679 gene encoding alpha-1,3/1,6-mannosyltransferase ALG2; translated protein: MVKVLFLHPDLGIGGAERLVIDAALALKAKGHDVSFVTTHHDTSHCFKETKDGTLPVKVVGDWIPRNICGRFYALFAYMRMIYAAFYVAFFTDQRPDVVFCDIVSACIPILRLNRSLRVLFYCHFPDQLLSKPEGLLKRLYRIPIDWLEEISTGCAHKVLVNSNFTAGVFASTFKRLSGKVTPSVLYPCVDFSKFETVSLDSKNDALKEIGVSTDAVVLLSINRYERKKNLFLAIDTLKYLKDAIPGNVWETVYLVMAGGYDLRVTENIDHLDELIAHSKKLGVADKVIFLKSPSDHLKVGLLHTACCLLYTPSGEHFGIVPIEAMSAGCPVVAVNVGGPTETVVDGVTGFLCDSSADSFGDALVKCILNPSLRKKMGEEGKRHVKSSFSSETFADSLNAEVESLLSGIKSIAKEN